One window of Branchiostoma lanceolatum isolate klBraLanc5 chromosome 8, klBraLanc5.hap2, whole genome shotgun sequence genomic DNA carries:
- the LOC136440771 gene encoding tubulin beta chain-like, which produces MREIVHLQAGQCSNQIGAKFWEVISDEHGIDPTGSYHGDSDLQLERINVYYNEGTGGKYVPRAVLVDLEPGTMDSVRSGPFGQVFRPDNFIFGQSGAGNNWAKGHYTEGAELADAVLDVVREEAESCDCLQGFQLTHSLGGGTGSGMGTLLISKIREEYPDRIMSTFSVVPSPKVSDTVVEPYNATLSVHQLVENTDETYCIDNEALYDICFRTLKLTTPTYGDLNHLVSATMSGVTTCLRFPGQLNADLRKLAVNMVPFPRLHFFMPGFAPLTSRGNQQYSAPTVPELTKQMFDAKNMMAACDPRHGRYLTVAAIFRGRMSMKEVDEQMLNVQNKNSTYFVEWIPNNVKTAVCDIPPRGLKMSSTFIGNSTAIQELFKRISEQFTAMFRRKAFLHWYTGEGMDEMEFTEAESNMNDLVSEYQQYQDATAEEEREFDEEEDGEDAEETYAY; this is translated from the coding sequence ATGCGTGAAATCGTTCATCTGCAGGCTGGTCAGTGCAGCAACCAGATCGGTGCTAAGTTCTGGGAGGTAATCTCAGACGAGCACGGTATTGACCCCACCGGCAGCTACCATGGTGACTCCGATCTTCAGTTGGAGAGGATCAACGTCTACTACAATGAAGGCACGGGAGGGAAGTATGTGCCCAGGGCAGTTCTGGTGGACCTGGAGCCGGGTACCATGGACTCCGTCAGGTCTGGTCCCTTCGGACAGGTCTTCAGACCAGACAACTTCATTTTTGGACAGAGTGGTGCTGGTAACAACTGGGCCAAGGGCCACTACACAGAGGGTGCTGAGTTGGCAGACGCGGTGCTCGATGTTGTGCGTGAGGAGGCTGAGAGCTGTGACTGCCTGCAGGGCTTCCAGCTGACTCACTCCCTGGGCGGTGGCACCGGCTCCGGCATGGGCACCCTGCTCATCTCCAAGATCCGTGAGGAGTACCCCGACAGAATCATGAGCACATTCTCTGTTGTGCCGTCCCCCAAGGTATCGGACACCGTCGTCGAGCCCTACAATGCCACCCTGTCAGTCCACCAGCTGGTAGAGAACACAGACGAGACCTACTGCATCGACAACGAGGCCCTGTACGACATCTGCTTCCGTACCCTCAAGCTCACAACCCCGACGTACGGCGACCTGAACCATCTCGTGTCTGCAACCATGAGCGGCGTAACCACCTGCCTGCGGTTCCCAGGTCAGCTCAACGCTGATCTCCGTAAGCTTGCCGTCAACATGGTTCCCTTTCCACGTCTCCACTTCTTCATGCCTGGCTTCGCGCCCCTGACCAGTCGTGGCAACCAGCAATACAGCGCCCCGACCGTCCCCGAGCtgaccaagcagatgttcgacGCCAAGAACATGATGGCTGCCTGCGACCCCCGTCACGGCCGCTACCTGACCGTGGCCGCCATATTCCGTGGCCGCATGTCTATGAAGGAAGTCGACGAGCAGATGCTGAACGTGCAGAACAAGAACTCCACCTACTTCGTCGAATGGATCCCCAACAACGTGAAGACCGCTGTGTGCGACATCCCACCACGTGGCCTGAAGATGTCTTCCACCTTCATTGGCAACAGCACCGCCATCCAGGAGCTGTTTAAGCGCATCTCCGAGCAGTTCACCGCCATGTTCCGCCGCAAGGCCTTCTTGCATTGGTACACCGGCGAGGGTATGGATGAGATGGAGTTCACCGAGGCCGAGTCCAACATGAACGACCTGGTGTCAGAGTACCAGCAGTACCAGGACGCCACCGCCGAAGAGGAGAGGGAGTTCGACGAGGAAGAGGATGGGGAGGATGCTGAGGAGACATATGCATACTGA
- the LOC136439901 gene encoding uncharacterized protein codes for MLRDYGEEFFLRVSFLDEGFQKIQGGMATGSDLFERVRHVLQMGIWVGRRHYRFLAASNSQLRQHGVWFFADDGKNTVESIRERMGDFSGCRCPATYLSRMGQCFSTTEPTVTNMGNNAIQISDITGGYDPVNCEPFCFSDGIGKISEDLARKVSNRTGENQRVPSAYQIRYAGVKGMLAVDPTLQGEVMEYSRSMKKFWSPHDVIEICATSHPGRLFLNRQIITILSQLGVPDIVFQELQEQRLFELADMFLLEKTAAEALSQRAQMKGTPYRWLLKMGVRLTTEPFFHSMLQTIYKSSVGEIKRRARIGIPPEYGRIMLGVLDETGTLDYGQVFIQYTEDITNQDGKVQVLEGKVIVTRAPCLYPGDVRKLQATDVPKLHHMVDVIVFPSRGPRPHPNEMSGGDLDGDDYFVTWLPDLIFNGPNEHPMYFRSPTKREVPDYVITNDLIDFIVDYIKNDRLGIIANAHLAWADTEKKGIFSDVCKRLAQKHSDAVDFPKTGVCPDLDKTERPLEYPDFMGKKDKTTRRSERVLGKMFRECQMIENVCTQVERKGNVVRVRFDDDFVAGNHNSYMKKARRSRDRYNDQLRSLMAQYGIETEAEVVSGCIVKLHKHMEDRYERYEIERVAKVRIEDLRKRTREDFFEEFGGEEAIELDHPHVLGKASAWYTVTYSDPDTKLLSFPWVIGDILGILKTLTARFAFLECPVIDNITHQLANVYSSQADFIIETLQAPTPRRHSDYVDKQMTDMVVQMYVGRYATVLPLVAFLRQWMREHRLTNVHNTDLVLIMLAYAVKAGYMVDLGDAPAGVTREWLTPIRQNVCSVRTVVEYSFENSCSLGELLVEFFQYISSHAFKESTASVMLGGAHVFLEPDSRQNIQMKALWTYHMLSQTGDIIEVVDFEAVHAEEEFVAQIPPNVWRNHVKDRLAEVQMSIEQETGAEVQVRRLTGLRGPARGQLYAYGTMDSIRRVQLCMERLIQLHSYG; via the exons ATGTCCAGCTACTTATCTGTCCAGGATGGGTCAGTGTTTCTCCACGACAGAGCCGACAGTGACAAATATGGGAAACAACGCGATCCAGATCTCCGACATCACAGGTGGATACGATCCAGTCAACTGCGAACCGTTCTGCTTTTCGGACGGGATCGGGAAAATTTCTGAAGACCTGGCCCGAAAG GTGAGCAACAGAACAGGTGAAAACCAGAGGGTTCCGTCTGCTTACCAGATTCGCTACGCAGGTGTGAAAGGGATGCTGGCCGTCGATCCTACCCTACAGGGTGAGGTCATGGAATATAGCAGAAGCATGAAAAAATTCTGGTCGCCACACGACGTCATTGAGATTTGTGCAACCAGTCACCcag GTCGGCTGTTTTTGAATAGGCAAATCATCACGATCCTTTCACAGCTTGGTGTTCCTGACATAGTTTTCCAAGAACTCCAGGAGCAAAGGCTGTTTGAACTTGCTGACATGTTTCTCCTGGAAAAGACCGCGGCCGAAGCTTTGTCTCAGCGGGCACAGATGAAGGGAACACCGTACAGATGGCTTCTGAAGATGGGAGTCCGGCTCACCACAGAGCCGTTCTTCCACAGCATGCTGCAGACAATTTACAAGAGTTCTGTAG GAGAAATCAAAAGGAGAGCCAGGATAGGGATCCCACCAGAATACGGCCGCATCATGTTAGGTGTTCTGGACGAGACGGGCACTTTGGACTACGGACAGGTCTTCATCCAGTACACGGAAGACATCACAAACCAGGATGGCAAAGTCCAGGTGTTGGAGGGTAAAGTGATAGTGACACGGGCCCCCTGCTTATACCCAGGCGATGTCCGTAAGCTCCAGGCCACTGACGTGCCCAAACTGCACCACATGGTTGACGTCATCGTCTTCCCCTCCAGAGGACCGCGGCCGCATCCTAACGAGATGTCTGGAGGAGACCTGGATGGAGACGACTATTTCGTTACCTGGTTACCTGATCTGATATTCAACGGGCCGAATGAGCACCCTATGTATTTCAGGTCGCCTACAAAGAGAGAGGTTCCTGACTATGTCATTACCAATGATCTCATCGACTTCATCGTGGATTATATAAAGAATGACAGACTTGGAATCATCGCAAACGCGCACCTGGCTTGGGCAGACACTGAGAAGAAGGGGATCTTCTCTGATGTCTGTAAACGACTGGCGCAGAAACACTCCGACGCTGTGGATTTTCCAAAGACCGGCGTTTGTCCAGATTTAGACAAGACAGAGCGACCACTCGAGTATCCCGACTTTATGGGGAAAAAAGACAAGACCACAAGGCGGTCGGAGAGAGTCCTAGGCAAGATGTTTAGGGAGTGTCAGATGATCGAAAATGTCTGCACTCAAGTAGAGCGGAAGGGCAATGTTGTACGGGTACGTTTCGACGACGACTTCGTTGCAGGAAATCATAATAGTTATATGAAAAAGGCCAGGCGGAGTAGAGACAGATACAATGACCAACTGCGGTCCTTGATGGCGCAGTACGGGATCGAAACTGAAGCCGAGGTCGTCTCCGGTTGTATCGTCAAACTGCACAAGCACATGGAGGACAGATACGAAAGGTACGAAATCGAGCGAGTTGCAAAAGTCCGTATCGAAGATCTCCGGAAAAGAACGCGTGAAGATTTCTTTGAAGAGTTTGGGGGCGAAGAAGCTATCGAGTTGGATCACCCCCATGTTTTGGGGAAGGCCTCCGCATGGTACACGGTCACCTACTCCGACCCCGACACAAAACTACTCAGCTTTCCGTGGGTCATTGGTGACATACTAGGCATTTTAAAGACATTGACTGCTAGGTTTGCCTTTTTGGAGTGTCCTGTGATCGACAATATCACACATCAACTGGCAAACGTGTATTCTTCCCAAGCTGACTTCATCATCGAAACCTTACAGGCTCCAACTCCAAGAAGACACAGTGACTACGTGGACAAGCAAATGACAGACATGGTTGTCCAGATGTATGTAGGCCGTTACGCTACCGTGCTGCCTTTGGTTGCTTTCTTGCGTCAGTGGATGAGAGAGCACAGACTTACAAACGTGCATAACACAGATTTAGTATTAATCATGCTGGCATATGCAGTCAAAGCCGGTTACATGGTCGACTTAGGGGACGCTCCCGCTGGAGTGACGAGAGAGTGGCTCACTCCTATCAGACAAAATGTCTGTTCAGTGAGAACCGTCGTGGAATATTCGTTTGAAAACAGTTGCAGCTTGGGTGAACTCCTCGTCGAATTCTTCCAGTACATCAGTTCCCACGCGTTTAAGGAGTCGACTGCCAGTGTGATGCTGGGAGGTGCGCACGTCTTCTTGGAGCCGGACAGCAGACAGAACATCCAGATGAAGGCACTGTGGACGTACCACATGCTGTCTCAAACGGGGGACATAATAGAGGTTGTCGACTTCGAGGCTGTGCACGCCGAGGAGGAATTTGTAGCACAGATACCTCCAAATGTGTGGAGAAACCACGTCAAGGACAGGCTGGCTGAG GTTCAGATGTCTATCGAGCAGGAGACCGGCGCAGAGGTGCAAGTCCGACGACTGACGGGACTCAGGGGACCAGCACGGGGCCAACTGTACGCCTACGGAACAATGGACTCCATCAGACGTGTACAGTTATGCATGGAACGTCTGATCCAACTGCACAGCTATGGGTAA
- the LOC136439903 gene encoding LYR motif-containing protein 1-like, producing the protein MIVYLHIMASLRMEVLSIYRTILRTARTWKSLSGSQQETQEEMKYIREEAGALFRKNKQLTDEEQIRQCIREAETRIELAHHYGIPYPRPVNLPPMGLGGPQRKGKKLQERLRHQAKPVYLHSHEEIEK; encoded by the exons ATGATAGTTTATCTTCATATCATGGCCTCGCTGAGGATGGAGGTTCTATCAATCTACAGGACAATACTGAGGACGGCCAGGACGTGGAAATCGCTGTCAGGTAGCCAACAAGAAACCCAGGAAGAGATGAAGTACATCAGAGAAGAGGCGGGGGCGCTCTTcaggaaaaataaacaa CTTACAGATGAAGAACAAATCAGACAATGTATTAGAGAAGCTGAAACTAGAATTGAACTAG CACATCATTATGGGATTCCGTATCCAAGACCA GTGAACCTGCCTCCCATGGGCCTTGGTGGACCTCAGAGGAAAGGGAAGAAACTCCAGGAGAGGCTGAGACATCAGGCCAAGCCGGTCTATCTACATTCCCATGAAGAAATAGAGAAGTAG
- the LOC136439902 gene encoding TGF-beta-activated kinase 1 and MAP3K7-binding protein 1-like — MSRSRASTSSTLSSGSATPRGLGHAPSWTDDLPVCPLSGVGSSTNQTYRLDGLRQEEHPFEDRCFHFRHESDVYLYGVFDGHDGNRASDFATQRMPAELLLGQLDKIQTDRDVKMALHQAFLAVDKAFFEAIDDHLCEKTTLQLELPEGMSDYEVYQQYPQLVDKLHTLDEKITGGTTAVVALILNGKLYVANAGDSRAVLCKTKPDSSLEVVQLSNDHVIDNPDETLRLSQMGLNMDLIRSQGSRLGNQDCTRTLGNYHLKGGYKDFDILSVATAEPVIAEPDVVGGIKIDESCSFLMLFSDGLYKSLEKCTGTDSVNRDLGYMVSEELGNQSTLNSVAQAVVDRVVRLHHDTFMRGGDHARLCAKRPDIMLTVRNFNHPFPNALTSPTQGGVYNPVSVPYRPHKNEGHPPKLIMPPKQPVPTNLHETSPTTTVVAPATNQSPVVAQQSPSATMSEVADTNVTQTTGTTSSDTERSGPELRLFRRRQRSYQPLTLDDDGMVEPYVDFSDFYQRWNEFMKTQKEHISSLQEEKEPSLKEEPDKELEEEEAQR, encoded by the exons ATGTCGAGATCCCGAGCCAGTACATCTTCTACCCTGTCCTCGGGATCTGCCACGCCCCGCGGTTTG GGCCATGCCCCCAGCTGGACGGATGATCTCCCAGTCTGCCCACTATCGGGGGTGGGGTCCTCCACTAACCAGACCTACAGGCTGGACGGGCTCAGGCAGGAGGAACACCCCTTCGAGGACAGGTGTTTCCACTTCAG GCATGAGAGTGACGTGTACCTGTATGGTGTGTTTGATGGGCACGACGGGAACCGAGCCTCCGACTTCGCTACCCAGCGCATGCCTGCAGAACTGCTGCTGGGCCAACTGGACAAgatccagacagacagggatGTCAAGATGGCCTTACACCAG GCTTTCCTGGCTGTAGACAAGGCCTTTTTTGAAGCCATCGATGACCATTTGTGTGAGAAAACTACACTTCAGTTGGAGCTGCCAGAG GGTATGAGTGACTACGAGGTGTACCAGCAGTACCCACAGTTGGTGGATAAACTCCACACCCTGGATGAGAAGATCACAG GTGGAACTACGGCCGTGGTGGCACTCATCCTCAACGGCAAACTGTATGTGGCAAATGCAG GAGACAGCAGGGCTGTTCTGTGTAAAACCAAACCAGACTCCTCGCTAGAAGTGGTCCAGCTGAGTAACGACCACGTGATCGACAACCCCGACGAGACGCTGCGCCTGTCGCAGATGGGGCTGAACATGGACCTGATCCGCAGCCAGGGCAGTCGTCTCGGCAACCAGGACTGCACCCGCACGCTGGGCAACTACCACCTCAAGGGGGGGTACAAGGACTTTGACATCCTCAG TGTCGCTACAGCAGAACCAGTGATtgcagaaccagatgtggtgggAGGGATCAAAATTGACGAGTCGTGCAGCTTCCTCATGCTGTTTTCTGATG GCTTGTACAAGTCTTTGGAGAAGTGTACCGGTACAGACAGTGTGAACAGAGACCTGGGCTACATGGTGTCTGAAGAACTGGGGAACCAGTCCACCCTGAACAGCGTCGCCCAGGCCGTGGTGGACCGCGTCGTGAGACTTCACCACGACACGTTCATGAGGGGAGGTGACCACGCGCGCCTGTGTGCCAAGAGACCTGACATCATGCTAACCGTCAGAAACTTCAACCATCCGTTCCCTAATGCTTTAACAAGCCCCACTCAAGGAGGGGTATACAACCCAGTCTCTGTTCCGTATAGACCACATAAGAATGAAGGACATCCCCCCAAACTTATAATGCCTCCAAAACAGCCCGTCCCCACAAACCTGCACGAAACCTCACCAACCACGACAGTTGTAGCTccagcaaccaatcagagccCAGTCGTAGCGCAGCAGTCCCCGTCCGCCACCATGAGCGAGGTAGCTGACACAAACGTCACTCAAACTACAGGAACAACCAGTAGCGATACGGAGAGAAGCGGTCCGGAGCTGAGGCTATTCCGCCGTCGCCAGCGATCGTACCAGCCGTTAACGCTGGATGATGACGGCATGGTGGAACCTTACGTGGACTTCTCTGATTTTTACCAGAGGTGGAATGAATTCATGAAGACACAGAAGGAACATATAAGCAGTCTACAGGAAGAAAAGGAGCCCAGTCTTAAAGAAGAGCCTGACAAAgaactggaggaggaggaggcacAACGTTGA
- the LOC136440890 gene encoding DCN1-like protein 3: protein MGKCLSHCVDSNSTESQRSQQSHNGKHRTPTPPSYYSSVQKGQSVRSAPSEGSHEEYYTNGSSHKEMRTSEKKVPMHPAKLPTISSIQRTSNNNLKTISISPPEYSETRIHKLFDKYKDEHEDCILAEGVERFCQDLGVDPAEFIVLALAWKFNAGTMCKFTREEFEGGCRALKVDSIKGIQASFPSLLQEVKDESTFKDLYRWTFQFGLDSDQGQRSLPMDMALPLWHLVFSHRQPPLLHQWFEFLKDSQVRGISRDTWNMYLNFVEVVGEDLSTYDDTEAWPSLFDDFVDHEHQKEKQDKERGMREDEV, encoded by the coding sequence ATGGGCAAGTGCTTGTCGCACTGTGTGGACTCCAACTCCACCGAGTCCCAGAGGAGCCAACAGTCGCACAATGGGAAACACCGCACTCCCACCCCACCTAGCTACTACAGCTCCGTGCAGAAGGGCCAGTCGGTCAGGTCGGCCCCATCCGAGGGCTCTCATGAGGAATACTACACAAACGGCTCCTCCCACAAGGAGATGAGGACTTCTGAAAAAAAGGTCCCCATGCATCCTGCCAAGCTGCCAACCATCTCATCCATTCAGAGGACCAGCAATAACAACCTGAAAACCATCTCCATCTCACCACCAGAGTACTCAGAGACCAGGATTCATAAACTGTTCGACAAGTACAAGGACGAGCACGAGGACTGCATCCTGGCAGAAGGGGTGGAGCGGTTCTGTCAGGACCTCGGCGTGGATCCCGCCGAGTTTATCGTGCTGGCGCTGGCGTGGAAGTTTAACGCAGGAACGATGTGCAAGTTCACCAGGGAGGAGTTCGAGGGGGGCTGCAGGGCGCTGAAGGTCGACAGCATCAAGGGTATCCAGGCTTCCTTCCCAAGCCTCCTTCAGGAAGTCAAAGACGAGAGCACCTTCAAGGACTTGTACAGATGGACATTCCAGTTCGGCCTGGACTCAGACCAGGGCCAGAGGTCCCTGCCCATGGACATGGCCCTGCCGCTGTGGCACCTGGTGTTCTCCCACAGACAGCCGCCGCTGCTCCACCAATGGTTCGAATTCCTGAAGGACAGTCAGGTGCGGGGGATCTCGCGCGACACGTGGAACATGTACTTGAACTTTGTGGAGGTGGTAGGCGAGGACTTGAGTACTTACGATGACACAGAGGCATGGCCGAGTCTGTTTGACGACTTTGTTGATCACGAGCACCAGAAGGAGAAACAAGACAAGGAAAGGGGAATGCGGGAGGATGAGGTCTAG
- the LOC136440891 gene encoding ubiquitin-conjugating enzyme E2 S gives MSGSSNVENLSPQIIRQVAKEVLDLANNPPEGVKVFPNEQDITDVQATIEGPGGTPYEGGQFKIKLSLGKDFPQTPPKGFFLTKIFHPNVAKNGEICVNTLKKDWKADLGLKHILLTIKCLLIYPNPESALNEEAGKLLLEQYDNYSERARMMTEIHAKSTTKTAPPKSEDTNCPSTSGMQSTSEGPMAKKHAGDKNAAEKKKKDKKRALRRL, from the exons ATGTCCGGG AGTTCCAACGTGGAGAACCTGTCACCTCAGATTATCCGGCAGGTGGCAAAAGAAGTGCTCGACCTCGCTAATAACCCGCCTGAAGGGGTGAAGGTGTTTCCTAATGAACAGGACATCACAGATGTACAGGCCACTATTGAAGGCCCGG GGGGAACTCCATATGAAGGTGGCCAGTTCAAAATTAAATTGTCCCTTGGGAAGGACTTTCCTCAGACTCCTCCCAAGGGATTCTTCTTGACCAAGATTTTCCACCCCAACGTTGCCAAGAATGGAGAGATCTGTGTGAACACGCTGAAGAAAGACTGGAAAGCCGATCTTGGTCTGAAACACATCCTCCTCACCATCAAGTGTCTTCTGATTTATCCAAACCCCGAATCTGCCCTGAACGAAGAAGCCGGGAAGCTGCTCTTGGAACAGTACGACAACTACTCGGAAAGAGCGCGAATGATGACAGAAATTCATGCCAAGTCCACGACAAAGACTGCACCCCCAAAAAGCGAAGACACAAACTGTCCCTCTACCTCAGGAATGCAATCTACCAGTGAAGGGCCGATGGCAAAAAAGCATGCAGGAGACAAGAATGCAgcagagaaaaagaagaaagacaaaaaaagagcTCTCAGACGTTTGTAG